In Erigeron canadensis isolate Cc75 chromosome 7, C_canadensis_v1, whole genome shotgun sequence, one DNA window encodes the following:
- the LOC122607943 gene encoding pollen-specific protein C13-like, whose amino-acid sequence MAKSVMMLALCLVVLPALISAGRPMSHPFVLQGRVYCDTCRAGFETSATTYIPGAMVRVECKDKQQKVLYTKDGTTDSTGTYYININEDHGDETCDVVLVSSPMGGCKTADPGRDRARVVLTSYNGIVSDNRFANAMGFMKDDIMSGCTTLLQSLMEEED is encoded by the exons ATGGCGAAATCCGTTATGATGTTAGCATTGTGCTTAGTAGTGTTACCGGCGTTGATTAGCGCCGGACGTCCGATGTCGCATCCGTTCGTCTTACAAGGAAGAGTTTACTGTGATACTTGCCGTGCCGGTTTTGAAACTTCCGCTACTACTTACATTCCTG GTGCTATGGTAAGAGTGGAATGCAAGGACAAGCAACAGAAAGTCCTGTATACCAAAGATGGAACCACTGACTCAACAGGAACTTACTACATTAATATTAATGAAGACCATGGTGATGAGACATGTGATGTGGTTCTTGTAAGCAGCCCAATGGGTGGTTGCAAGACAGCGGACCCAGGACGTGACCGTGCCCGTGTGGTTCTTACCAGCTACAATGGAATTGTCTCGGACAATCGTTTTGCCAATGCTATGGGATTCATGAAGGACGACATCATGTCTGGTTGCACTACACTACTCCAGTCTCTCATGGAAGAAGAGGATTAG